One part of the Glycine soja cultivar W05 chromosome 11, ASM419377v2, whole genome shotgun sequence genome encodes these proteins:
- the LOC114377037 gene encoding probable RNA 3'-terminal phosphate cyclase-like protein, with amino-acid sequence MGKTAYKRLKGSQSFRQRLLLSTLSSTPILIEDIRADETWPGLRNHEISLLRLFETVCDDCHVEINETGTKLKYKPGTIMGGRQHSAHDCGVSRSIGYFLEPLIVLCLFAKQPLTIRLKGITNDSKDPSVDTFKSTTLPILKRFGVPSEGLEIKVESRGLPPNGGGEVLLSVPVVQSLTAVSWIDEGFVRKIRGTSFSTRVSVQFEYGMIKAARGIINPLVSDVHIFSDHRSGPEAGNSPGYGISLVAETTSGCFISVDTAVSQVRDDDTSGLADDAKRDLMPPDDIGVGIASALLGEIAQSGVVDSTHQGLLFLLCALCPQDVSKVRVGKLSQHGVETLRNLRDFLDLKFIIKPDPNSQSVFLKCIGYGMKNLSRKVS; translated from the exons ATGGGGAAAACGGCTTACAAGAGGCTGAAGGGAAGCCAGAGCTTCAGGCAACGCCTTCTTCTCTCTACTCTCTCCTCCACTCCCATTCTCATCGAGGACATTCGCGCCGACGAGACATGGCCCGGCCTCCGCAACCACGAAATTTCTCTCCTCCGACTCTTCGAAACCGTCTGCGACGATTGCCACGTCGAAATCAACGAAACCG GTACCAAATTAAAGTACAAACCGGGAACTATTATGGGTGGCAGACAACACAGTGCACACGATTGCGGCGTCTCACGGTCCATTGGTTACTTTCTGGAGCCACTCAttgtgttgtgtttgtttgccAAGCAGCCCCTTACTATCAGGCTCAAAG GAATTACAAATGATTCTAAAGATCCATCTGTTGATACCTTCAAGTCAACGACTTTACCTATATTGAAGCGCTTTGGAGTTCCATCTGAAGGCTTGGAGATTAAAGTAGAGAGTCGTGGATTACCTCCCAATGGTGGTGGTGAAGTTCTTTTGTCTGTTCCTGTTGTTCAGAGTCTAACG GCGGTTAGTTGGATTGATGAGGGTTTTGTGAGGAAAATTAGGGGAACTTCTTTTTCAACAAGAGTGTCTGTTCAGTTTGAATATGGCATGATTAAAGCTGCCCGTGGAATCATCAATCCGCTGGTTTCTGATGTGCACATTTTCTCTGATCACAGATCAGGTCCTGAGGCTGGAAA CTCTCCTGGATATGGGATTTCTCTGGTTGCGGAAACTACGTCTGGTTGTTTCATTTCTGTAGACACTGCTGTTTCTCAAGTGAGGGATGACGATACTTCTGGCCTTGCAGATGATGCGAAACGAGACTTAATGCCGCCAGATGATATTGGTGTGGGGATTGCTAGTGCTTTACTAGGGGAGATAGCTCAAAGTGGAGTGGTAGATTCAACACATCAG GGTTTGTTATTTCTTCTATGTGCTCTATGCCCTCAAGATGTTTCCAAGGTTCGTGTAGGAAAACTTTCGCAGCATGGAGTTGAAACTCTCAGAAACCTAAGGGATTTTCTTGATTTGAAGTTTATTATCAAACCAGATCCAAACTCACAGTCGGTTTTTCTAAAGTGTATTGGTTATGGCATGAAGAACCTTTCTCGAAAGGTATCATAA